Genomic segment of Coffea arabica cultivar ET-39 chromosome 1e, Coffea Arabica ET-39 HiFi, whole genome shotgun sequence:
CATTATCTGACAAACTTGATGATTTGCCCTACGAAAATGAGCAAGACAGTAGTTTATCTATTTCTCAAGTTGACTCACATTCTGAAATTCATGATCTCACTCAAGGTCAAACATCTCAGAAGAGTATAACTCTATTCAATCCCGTGACAGTTGCATCAAAAGGGCGTCCTCGCACCTTACGGATGAAGGGTGGTTTAGAAAAGTCTCGTAAAATTAATAAATGCTCTTGTTGCAAAGAGAAGGGGCACAATAGAAGTACGTGTCCCAAAGTAAAGAATTGAGTGGACTGTTaagagcaataaatgctcttgTTTAGAGCCTGGTAGTTTGATGAATTATCTTTTCATTCATTCACGTGTACTGTTTAGATGTTTAGATTACTTTACTAGAATGATAGTTTGTTATCAAGTTTGCTTGTCCAAGTTCAGATTACTTAAGTAGAGTGATAGTTTGATGTATTTATCTTTTCATTGATACATGTTCACTTGTCCACTTCAAATATTTGACCAGAATATTTGTCCACTTTAAGTGACTTGACCAGAATGTTAGTTTTAACTAGAATGTCATTATATTGTTATATTTATATTCAAAACAGATTTAATAAGAATTTCCACTAGCATGGCTGGAATCGACCTACACTATAATTTTGCAATATAAAGAGGAACTTagttaatttttcttattttttgacATATTTATTTCATCTTTCTTTTATACTACAAAATCGATTCTTGAACAAATattgaattagggtttacactttGTAAAAATTAAGTAAAAGTGGGTTTATAAAAGACATCATACAtataaaaaagagagagagagagagagagagattaaaGAAGTCTAACCTGTGATCCCAATTTTGAGTTGATCAGCGGAGGAATTTGGTTGCAAATCGAGAATACAATAGAAAGAGAAGGAAGAGGCAGAAAAAGAGGTGAATAACctatttttatttgataataGGTAATGGTTACAGGTTATAACAGGTTGCCAATTTTCATTAATGAGGTGACGCAATATGATAAGCCGTCAGTGTAAAATAGGTTTACACTGAcggtgtaggaaagattaactctatatatatatagagtaaatctttcctatactgacggtgtatacactatcatcgttagattcatgacatgtgtgcaaaagttgaatttcaaattcaaattttgcataattgtcaatcatccaacgctgataatgtatacactgtcagtgtaggaaagattaatccatatatatatatctcataTTCCTCGATTTCAACAGACAATAATCCTGGGAtttatttaaccaaaaaaaaaaaacagccaaGATTTATCAGATTGAAAGCTTTGGTCCACATATATCCGACCTTTGCCGCGGGGCCTCTAACTAACCTCTTTGACAGATTGAAAGCCAAGATTGCAACATCTTACCTTAATGCACGTACCTTTGCTCTGCTGCGTGCCCATATGCAGATGCGAGTTGTGACTTTTGCGAGGTGACACGGAATTTGCATATGCACCTGTTGTACCCTAGCCTGGTTACTGTTAAAAGGCTTGAATGAAGTAAAGTtagaataaaagataaaataaaaatgtacgCGTAGGtttgcaaaaacaaaaacagaaacaGAAGAATGGTTTCCCAATTTCCCAATTGGCCACCCATTACCACCCTTCATCGTATGCGTCTGGATCCTTCTTTTTTTAACACGTTTCTCTCCCCACCTCTCCCTCTCTACCTCTTTCTTGTTCTCTTGGTCACCCTTTATAAATAGAGGGGCTTGCCCCCCGGGggcacaaattttttttcccttttttgggaTTAAAATCCGCGAGGTGGGGTGGCCTTCCTTCTGGGCAAAACCCATGTACGAGAACTGCGGCAAAGATTTTTTGAGGATCTGAGGAGAGAAGAAACAAACACGAGCAAAAAGCTCACTTACAGAGAAAACCCACTTTGTGTATATTTTGGATTGGGGGCAAGAGAGGtagaaagaaagaggaaagaaGAGGAGAGACACTTTGAgattttcctttatttcttctttttttcttgatctTCTCTGTGTATTTGACAATGCCTATGTATTTTAAAACCAGTAAagaataaatattttaatggTACTTCTTGGAAATCTTTGGAATTGTTTTCTAAATGGTTTCTTGatgagaagaaagagagaaaaaaaaaaagagagaataatATTGATTTCAATCTTGTAATAATTTTTTCGACTTAAGAATGTTTTCTTGTTATTTAATGAATTTTTAAGTGgtcccttttcttttcacttttaaatGAATGGGAATTGCATTTTGATGGTTTTCTTGACTGATCTTGTTAGGTTTTGATCTGTTGGATTGAGTACGAACTGCCCATGTTGAACAAATAGGGTTATGATCAGAGTAATGGTTAGAGATCGGATTACTGGGTTAAAGGAGTTTCCTGTAGTAGTTTAGATTGTGGTATGCTCCAACATTGTTCGGTTAAAAGATTGGATTTTTGTCTTTTTGAGACTAGCTAGTGCGTGTTCTGTAGCTCTAGTTTGGAGTTTTGGCCCTGTGAACCGTCTAAAGAGTTGAGGGAAACTCCTCTGTTGTTTGAATATCAGTTCGGATTAGGATAGGGGGTGGAGAGAACTAACTGGTTTTTGCATTTTGAGGTTGTGGTGTTTACTGCTGCCTCTGTTGTTTGCATTATTGATATTTCTCTTGGTTCAGGAAAAAGGCCCTGATTTTGGTTTTGGATGATGGGCAGGTGTAGTTCTCTAGTAGAATTGTCTGTGGATCAGATTGCTGTGGACCTGTTGATTCTTCAACGTGTGATTCAGGTTGAGACAATTTTGTTCAGTGCATTAGTTGTGCACTTCAGTGCCGTAGTTTATCTAAATTATTCACCAATATCTTGGTTTATTATTTCACCACCAGTAGAGGTGAGGATCCGGTTGCTGggattctggaaattttgtttGGGGATCTTTCAAGAAGACCATGGATTAATGCCCAATCTGGAAATGATAGCAAGGATATGGTACATGGGCAAGAAGTTTATCTGTGGTCTGTTCCCATTCTGGAACAGCACAAGCAGAAACTAAGGGAAGCTCTACCACTGGTGGAAAGTTCCCATTCTGCTGTTTCCTTAATCACGTGCAATGTCTCGCTGCTTTCCATTTCCACCTCCCGGATATGAAAAGAAGACTAGGCCTGATGAAGATGCAAACTTGTTACTAAAGGTTTTACTCTCTTATACAAGCTTAAGAGCTTTTACCAATTGTAGCTGGTTTCTGCTCATGTTAGTAGCATTACGTTTATTGAATGCATTAAACACTGAATTCAAATGCTCTTCCTCTATCATTTCGTTCCTGGGGAATCTCAGACAGACCTATGGTGAAATTTGAGATAAATCGCTTGGATGAAGAAAAGGGAGTAATAGTAGTATTGTGGATCATTTTGAATTAACTTGGGCAAGCTTGCTTCGGTATAACGTATTTGCGGCATTGCATCTGTTACCTGTTTATCACATGGCTTAAGGTTGTGGAAGATGATAATTTTGTGCAGGAGAAGCAACATACTTTGAACCATTGATGATGATTTTCTCTTAACCAGATTAGTAGTTGATAAATTTGTCAGGCTATGGCCCTATATGCATGATCTTTTAAGATAGTTGGAATTTGTCAGATAGTAAGCTGGTACAGCATCTTGCCACTTAACAAGTGGAACTACTTTACTCATCATATCTTAATTTCCAAAAATCTGGACTTGTTTGTCTCAAAAATTCACAGGCCAAGTTTAGCTTAGGGGCTTTGATGTTGTTTCCCTCTCATTTGCATTTCAAAGCAAGAAGATAATATACCTAGGTGGAGGAAAAAGTTGAATACATTTAACAATCTGATGACTGTTATAACAATCTTATGAACTACAAGCTTGGGGTATCTTAATATCCCTGATGCTTGGGTAAGATTTTACCTTTTCCTCTACCAGTTTGGTTATTGCAATGCAATGTGTGAATGACTTGCAATTTTGGGGCAGTGGTGTACTTCTCCTTCTTCGATTGAATGTTCTGTTCTAGGCTGGAGAGTAAATAGCTTCATATAAGAATTGTCTGTTCTGTATGATGTGTTTTCCTTGCCAACTCGTGTGCATTTCTGGGTCAATCAGTGTAGAGTACTTGTCAGCACGCTTCGTCTGTTGGATAGTTCTAGTTTCCTTTGGCTGTCATCTTCTAATGCAGTTCAGTACTCATTTTGGATGGCATTGTCTACCTATTTCTTTTACATTACGGTTTATCAACAGTGTCATCTTTCATGAGATTGAAGTTATAGGATCATACTACAAATCAAGCAAGACTTATATGGTTGGGCAAGCAAGACTTGTATGGTTGGAAGTGACATAATTGGTGGTTGTTTGGCAAGTTTATTATGGTTGTCCCAATCTGTTGGTTGctttctattatttatttttcatgaaAACATAAGAAATAAACTTGATGCTTAGTACATGGCATTCTATGCTAATTTAATGTCAGGGATTTGTCACCTGAAATGTGGGGACCTATATTAAACATGTATTCTTCAGTGTACCATGTGCCTCATATGTGAAGCAAATACAAATAAAGATAATCTTCATAAGTACACCATTTTTGTGCTATGAATTGGTCATATATCTGTTAAAGAAGTTGATTAGGTTAGTTAAAAATTTGAGCAGAGTATATCTACTATTTCGGTTCCTTTCTTTGAATGTTCACCGCATGTCTTTGAAAATCTGAGGAATGGATGCTCATTTTCATTGTTATGTACGATAAAAGTTTCGAATTGATTGATTTTCCTGTTTCCGCCTGCTGTGTTTGCCAACTTTAACATGACCGTAGGAGCCTTTCTCAAACATGTAATTTCAGTTTTTGTCAATTTCCGTAATCTCTGCATTGTTTACTACAATGTGCAGCTATAACAAAAGTTTACATTTTAAATAACTAAGGCTTGAGTTGGGAGCAGAAAATATCGTGTAACCAAGTTTACTTCTCTAGAAGCCAAATGGAGGCCATGATGTACATGAACTTTTATGTTTGGAATTTTACGGTGAAAAGTAAGATGTTAGTGGTGCCAGTGTTGCTAACTAGAGTTGTGTTTTAGGGCATTTATGGAAGCTTCTTAGTATAAGATTGAAAGTCATAATAACACTCGAACTTCCTATAGTACTTTACTCTGTGTAAAGTGTAAACCTAGAGGTAAGCTGGACTACCTGTGCAATATCTTAATGTTTTTTCTCTGGTGTCTGTGTTACTATTTACTTTCTTGTGTCAGACACAATAACTATTTTAAATCTCGCTTATTTATCAGGATATTAAGTATGACACATCCAGCACATGGTATTAAATGGAATATCTCGCTAGGATAGAAACTTCCAATTAAAGTTTTCCAGATATTTTTGTGCTTTATACGGACTATATTCTTGTTTAGTTGTTTGGGTTTTGCAACATGGGTTGAATGCCAAAGCTGTAagcatttgtttttctttgacTTCGCAGCTGCATAATCATTGTGCGCCATAAATTTCCAGTCATATGAATCCATATTTCCTATGGGGGTATAAAAGCAATTAGCATATACTTGCTGACATTGTTGCATTCTCTGACTTCTTGACAAAGTCATTTACTGAAAGTGTGTTTTGCTTGAACTCTGGTTGATTGTTAATTAAAAGTTAGACAGGAGCTAGAAGGTGACTAAGCAGAGCTTGTCAACAGTTGTTCATTGTTTAAGTCTTTGttggtttcctttttctttcattaagATTGTTCTCCCCTTTTCAATTTCTTATCTTGGGTAGCTTTTATTGCCTCTGGAAATGATCTTTGTTATTGGCTTTTATGGTTCTTTAATTAGATGCAGTGTGCTGTAGTATGGCTCTGTTGTTTCTTCTTCATTACATTTTTCTATAAATGTTTTTTCAGGAGAAACCCAGAGAGAAGAAGCATAAGAAGGACAAGaaggacaaagaaaagaaagagagaagagaaaaggaCAAAGAAAAAAGCAGTGAAAAACACagagaaaagaaagacaaaaaacaCAGGCACAAAGACAAGAAGGAGAAAAGTAGCaataaagaagagaagaaaacctCCGACGAGAAGACAATTGTAGCCTTCTCAGACCATCAAAACAGTCAGAAGTTTGGTCTAACAGGCTTAGAGGTTGGTGAGACTCAGAACTCTAGACTTTTTGTTGATTTGGGAAACAAAGTTAGGAAGGACGATGGAGCAAAAGAATTGCAGATTTTGGAAAGAATCACTAATAGAGATCTCACACCACCAGGGAAAGTGTTGGAGCACAAGATTGGTGTCTTGGATGATGGGAATCAAAAATTCAGggacaagagagagaaaaataggATACCTAATGGGCAAACTGTCAAAATTAATGGCATTGGATTTGCAAATGGTTTTGTTCATAATTTTCCtcccaaaattcaaaaaaatattgaaGGAAGTTCTTACCGAGAAGATAAGGTTACAGAGAAGCAAAAGGAGCGAAAGGATTCGAAAAAACACAAGGGTGCTGATGGTAGGGGAGACAAAGAAAAGGGCCGagatagagaaaagaaaagcaaatcaAAGGATAAAAATAGGAAAAGGGAGAAGGaaaaggcaaaggagttttctAGCCTAATGCCTAGTAAATTAGGAGAACATGACAATAATGCTATAGATTTTAAAAATGATGAAGGTTCTTATCTGTTCAAGGAGACCAATGTACAGAACGGGATActtggaaaaagaaaggagcCTGAAATGGATGGATGTGTGAATGgtgagtttttctttttctttttcttttgttaaaatTGTAAACTTGTGGCACTTACTTGGTGGCACCTCTTCTATGTAGCGTCTTGTATACTCTGCTTAAGCATTGCTATTTGAGGTTTGCAATGTTTTCAGTTGTTAAATTTTTGATGCCTTGTCCTCTCTGGGACAACTGATGCATGCAGCACACACATGCATGGATACACAAGGCACTTGCAATTTATCAACGTAAGATTGCCTTTACAACAGCCTTGGTTGTTCAACCCAGCagctagttgacttttgcttcCCTTTTAGCTGCTTTAAGGGCAATGGGTTACGCTCAATTTCTAATCTTCTGTGCAACGTTGACCTTTGTAACAGGCCATGAGATTCAGAATAACAAATTGCCAAGACTTGTATCTTCCTCTTGTCAAGTCGTTCAAACTGGAAACACAATTGAATCTTCTAGTAAGGGCAACCAGTTGAATCTGGAGAAGGAAAGTACATTGCAGAAACATAAGCCAAATGCCAAGTTCTTGTCCTCTGTTTCGCCTGTTGAAAACGGCAGGAAGTTGGAAATGACACAGATTCCCATTAATATAGCTTCTGAAAGGCAGGAGGCAGTCAGCAAACATGGTAAGGCCAGTGACAGCCTTTCATCCTTGAAGCCCCCGTCGGGAACTGGAAGAAATTCGGAATCATGTCAATTTGTTGGGAGCTTTACAGAATTGGAGCAGGGGGTGGTTAGTAACAATACTAAGGATTTTACAAAGGTTTTATCAATGCAGCCAGTTGCTGAAAATGGGAGGAAGTTAGGATCCAGCCAGTTCAACAACCTAAATGCAGCAGAAAGACAGGCAGGAGCCTGTATCCCTAAACTGAGTGAGAAGGGATCGCGGAGTAATGGCTTTGTGGTGCCTAAATTGGATGAGAGAGCATCAAAAATTAATGGATCAGTGGAGCTCAAGAAACCTAAAGCATGTTCTATGGAAATGTCTTCTGCTTGTCTAGAAGACAAGGAAATTGTTGAAAAGTACCTGAAGCCTCCACATCCTGATGCCAAATATCTGAGCCAGGTACTCTCTCTCCCTAAAGTAGAATGGTCTGATGTTGATGATCAGAAGTGGTTGTTCAGTAGGGAGGATCACCAGGCAAAGAATCCTAAATATGTTTCCCCAGTGATTGAGGAATCAGAGCAGGTATGGGCAGAGGCTTTGCGGATAGAATCTGCAGATGTTATTGCGCTTCCTTATGTCATTCCTTACTAGTTAGTATAAATTTGAGTTGGCTTCCCCTGATGCAGCACCAAGTGGCATACTTTTGTTTGGCACCTCTATCTGCTGAATGCTCCCTTGTGCTGCAACCGTTTCCAAAATGAATCCGGAGGCACAGGCCAGAGTGGATTGGTTTGTTGTTTTCCTGATAATCTATAGTGAGGAATTTTTGGAGTTCGAGGGTCGAAGGgctagagagagaaaaaaaaaagggtgatgAACGAGCTCTTCGGCACACCTATGAATCAGCCCACGGCAGACATCACTGTGGGCACGCTTCTGGTGAACTTGTGCGGGCATCATTTGACGCGAGGATGACTTGGTTTGATTTGCAAAAAACGAGTATAAAA
This window contains:
- the LOC113696090 gene encoding uncharacterized protein — translated: MSRCFPFPPPGYEKKTRPDEDANLLLKEKPREKKHKKDKKDKEKKERREKDKEKSSEKHREKKDKKHRHKDKKEKSSNKEEKKTSDEKTIVAFSDHQNSQKFGLTGLEVGETQNSRLFVDLGNKVRKDDGAKELQILERITNRDLTPPGKVLEHKIGVLDDGNQKFRDKREKNRIPNGQTVKINGIGFANGFVHNFPPKIQKNIEGSSYREDKVTEKQKERKDSKKHKGADGRGDKEKGRDREKKSKSKDKNRKREKEKAKEFSSLMPSKLGEHDNNAIDFKNDEGSYLFKETNVQNGILGKRKEPEMDGCVNGHEIQNNKLPRLVSSSCQVVQTGNTIESSSKGNQLNLEKESTLQKHKPNAKFLSSVSPVENGRKLEMTQIPINIASERQEAVSKHGKASDSLSSLKPPSGTGRNSESCQFVGSFTELEQGVVSNNTKDFTKVLSMQPVAENGRKLGSSQFNNLNAAERQAGACIPKLSEKGSRSNGFVVPKLDERASKINGSVELKKPKACSMEMSSACLEDKEIVEKYLKPPHPDAKYLSQVLSLPKVEWSDVDDQKWLFSREDHQAKNPKYVSPVIEESEQVWAEALRIESADVIALPYVIPY